From a region of the Streptomyces sp. B21-083 genome:
- a CDS encoding sulfite exporter TauE/SafE family protein, which produces MNTMTLWHITHWEFAALAAAAVLVGFSKTAVSGANTVSLAIFAAVLPARESTGVLLPILIAGDVLAVLTYRRHAHWPTLWRLFPAVAVGVVVGTVFLVWADDEVVRTSIGAILLLMAGVTVWRRRRAEAEAKREEEREVDEPEAVSTPAGRLKARSYGVLGGFTTMVANAGGPVMSMYLLSAGFRKLGFLGTSAFFFLIVNVSKVPFSAGLGLIDGHSLLLDAALVLFVVPGAFLGKWAVNRINQRLFEQLVIAATVVGGAQLLLR; this is translated from the coding sequence ATGAACACGATGACGCTCTGGCACATAACGCACTGGGAATTCGCCGCCCTCGCCGCCGCGGCGGTGCTGGTCGGCTTCTCCAAGACCGCCGTCAGCGGGGCCAACACGGTCAGTCTGGCGATCTTCGCGGCCGTTCTGCCCGCCCGCGAGTCCACAGGTGTGCTGCTGCCGATCCTGATCGCGGGGGATGTACTGGCCGTCCTGACCTACCGCAGACACGCCCACTGGCCCACCTTGTGGCGGCTGTTCCCGGCGGTCGCGGTGGGGGTGGTCGTCGGCACGGTGTTCCTGGTGTGGGCGGACGACGAGGTCGTACGGACCTCGATCGGGGCGATCCTGCTGCTGATGGCCGGAGTGACGGTGTGGCGCCGACGGCGGGCGGAAGCTGAGGCGAAGCGGGAGGAGGAACGGGAGGTGGACGAACCGGAGGCGGTGAGCACGCCCGCCGGGCGTCTCAAGGCACGCTCGTACGGTGTCCTCGGCGGCTTCACGACGATGGTCGCCAACGCGGGCGGCCCGGTCATGTCGATGTACCTCCTGTCGGCCGGTTTCCGGAAGCTCGGCTTCCTGGGTACGTCGGCGTTCTTCTTCCTCATCGTGAACGTCTCGAAGGTCCCCTTCAGCGCCGGCCTCGGTCTGATCGACGGCCACTCGCTCCTGCTCGACGCGGCCCTCGTACTGTTCGTCGTCCCCGGCGCGTTTCTTGGCAAATGGGCTGTGAACCGAATCAACCAGCGGCTGTTCGAGCAGTTGGTGATCGCGGCCACGGTGGTGGGCGGAGCCCAGTTGCTGCTGCGCTGA
- a CDS encoding alpha/beta hydrolase gives MAESRDWVLTGSGGTIAVREWPRPAPGDSERPPDPPRYLALLSHGYGEHIGRYEGLADVLVAHGATVLGPDHQGHGRSGGERAVITDFEDVVTDLHSVAELARSAHPEVPVVLIGHSTGGLIAARFAQRYGAELAALVLSAPVLGNWDLPERLLELDEILDRPINPAALSRDPAVGAAYAADPLVWHGPMRRPTLEAFVRTLETVAKDGDIGPLPLLWLHGDDDRLVPLAGSRVGIEELRGTDWTERIFPGARHDIFLETDRTEAFAELTAFVDRALARSHPGPTDPPFST, from the coding sequence ATGGCCGAGTCCCGCGATTGGGTCCTCACCGGCAGCGGAGGCACGATCGCCGTACGCGAGTGGCCCCGACCCGCCCCCGGCGACTCCGAACGTCCGCCCGACCCGCCCCGCTATCTCGCCCTCCTCTCGCACGGGTACGGGGAACACATCGGCCGCTACGAGGGACTCGCCGACGTCCTCGTGGCTCATGGCGCGACCGTCCTGGGCCCCGATCACCAGGGACACGGCCGGTCGGGGGGCGAGCGGGCGGTGATCACGGACTTCGAGGACGTCGTCACCGACCTGCACTCTGTCGCCGAACTCGCCCGGTCCGCCCACCCGGAGGTGCCCGTCGTCCTCATCGGCCACTCCACCGGCGGCCTGATCGCGGCCCGCTTCGCACAGCGGTACGGCGCCGAACTCGCCGCGCTCGTCCTGTCCGCGCCCGTACTCGGCAACTGGGACCTTCCGGAACGGCTGCTCGAACTCGACGAGATCCTCGACCGGCCCATCAACCCGGCCGCGCTGTCCCGCGATCCCGCGGTCGGGGCGGCGTACGCGGCGGACCCGCTGGTCTGGCACGGTCCGATGAGGCGGCCGACGCTGGAGGCATTCGTACGGACACTGGAGACCGTGGCCAAGGACGGTGACATCGGGCCGCTGCCGCTGCTGTGGCTGCACGGCGACGACGACCGGCTCGTCCCGCTCGCCGGGAGCCGCGTCGGTATCGAGGAACTGCGCGGCACCGACTGGACCGAACGGATCTTTCCGGGCGCCCGGCATGACATCTTCCTGGAGACGGACAGGACTGAGGCCTTCGCCGAACTGACCGCCTTCGTGGACCGGGCGCTCGCGCGCTCGCACCCCGGCCCCACTGATCCTCCCTTCTCCACCTGA
- a CDS encoding WhiB family transcriptional regulator: MEWLRRAACAGEDPELFFPIGTKGPAVRDTAAAKRVCAHCPVTPQCLDWALRSGQTLGVWGGTCEEERAELLRTARERVR, from the coding sequence ATGGAGTGGTTGCGGCGAGCGGCCTGTGCGGGAGAGGACCCGGAACTGTTCTTCCCCATAGGTACGAAGGGGCCGGCGGTGCGCGACACCGCTGCCGCGAAACGTGTGTGCGCCCACTGCCCGGTGACCCCGCAGTGCCTGGACTGGGCCCTGCGCAGCGGTCAGACCTTGGGCGTGTGGGGCGGCACCTGCGAGGAGGAACGCGCCGAACTGCTCCGAACCGCGAGAGAACGGGTCCGGTAG
- a CDS encoding Dps family protein, with amino-acid sequence MTVVKSSLPEPERKITGDALQATLVDLLALSLIGKQAHWNIVGPRFRSIHLHLDEVVSATRAFSDTVAERSAALGVPPDGRPETVASASVFQGPKDGWIQDTDVVQLLVEALATAIERLRERIDATEEADPVTQDLLIGITAELEKQRWMFEAENATRGD; translated from the coding sequence ATGACTGTAGTGAAGAGCAGCCTGCCGGAGCCGGAACGCAAGATCACCGGCGACGCTCTGCAGGCGACCTTGGTGGATCTGCTGGCGCTGTCGCTGATCGGGAAGCAGGCCCACTGGAACATCGTGGGGCCGAGGTTCCGTTCGATCCATCTGCACCTCGACGAGGTGGTGTCGGCGACCCGTGCGTTCTCCGACACGGTGGCGGAGCGCTCGGCGGCGCTCGGAGTGCCGCCGGACGGCCGCCCGGAGACCGTCGCCTCGGCTTCCGTGTTCCAGGGCCCGAAGGACGGCTGGATCCAGGACACGGATGTCGTCCAGTTGCTTGTCGAGGCACTGGCGACGGCGATCGAGCGCCTGCGTGAACGCATCGACGCGACGGAAGAGGCGGACCCGGTGACCCAGGACCTGCTGATCGGCATCACGGCCGAACTCGAGAAGCAGCGCTGGATGTTCGAGGCGGAAAACGCGACCCGCGGCGACTGA
- a CDS encoding sensor histidine kinase, which yields MTSDSPRNCSRAFVVALLVMAGAVDVVDATDSGYVVWPHVLVLVLGYAALLWPSSRRPQWFTPQLRTGVPAVVSMLFTAGSLLLDQQAPFGPGETLVLLILLFMAVRQCPQPWAVICAALNAAALLGTPARFYRDDRTSLLGFMLVELVLIGIVAGLAGYLRALDHRRAAAVVDTRRAERVAIAADLHDFVAHHVTGILVQTQMARMMATTQPESLDTVLAGIERAATEALASMRRTVGVLRDTGPDAADRRPVGDLAGIAELAEGFANPVQHVTLDRDPAVPDDLPHEVQAAAFRVVQEALTNVRRHAADATEITVRLRHDGRTLEVGVTDDGRGGTQLPAAAHGGGFGLVGLTERVTALGGDLRAGPPTGRTQGWEVRALFPTGKP from the coding sequence ATGACATCGGATTCGCCCCGCAACTGCTCCCGCGCCTTCGTCGTCGCACTCCTGGTCATGGCCGGGGCTGTCGACGTCGTCGACGCGACGGACAGTGGCTACGTGGTCTGGCCCCACGTGCTTGTCCTGGTGCTCGGGTACGCCGCTCTGCTGTGGCCGAGCAGCCGGCGGCCGCAGTGGTTCACTCCGCAACTGCGCACGGGCGTACCGGCCGTCGTCTCAATGCTGTTCACAGCGGGTTCGCTGCTGCTGGACCAGCAGGCCCCGTTCGGTCCGGGCGAGACGCTCGTGCTGCTGATTCTGCTGTTCATGGCGGTACGGCAATGCCCGCAGCCCTGGGCCGTCATCTGCGCGGCCCTGAACGCCGCCGCGCTGCTCGGCACGCCCGCGCGCTTCTATCGGGACGACCGGACAAGCCTACTGGGATTCATGCTGGTGGAGCTCGTCCTGATCGGCATCGTCGCCGGTCTCGCGGGGTATCTGCGCGCGCTGGACCACCGGCGAGCCGCAGCGGTCGTCGACACCCGGCGGGCGGAACGGGTGGCGATCGCCGCCGACCTGCACGACTTCGTCGCCCACCATGTGACCGGGATCCTTGTCCAGACCCAGATGGCCCGCATGATGGCGACCACCCAACCGGAGAGCCTGGACACCGTCCTGGCGGGCATCGAACGCGCGGCGACGGAGGCCCTGGCGTCGATGCGCCGTACCGTCGGCGTGCTGCGCGACACCGGGCCCGACGCCGCAGACCGCCGGCCCGTCGGCGACCTGGCAGGCATCGCGGAACTGGCGGAAGGCTTCGCGAACCCGGTCCAGCACGTCACCCTCGACCGTGACCCCGCCGTGCCCGACGACCTCCCGCACGAGGTGCAGGCCGCCGCGTTCCGGGTGGTGCAGGAAGCGCTGACGAACGTACGACGGCACGCGGCCGACGCCACAGAGATCACCGTCCGGCTCCGCCACGACGGGCGCACGCTGGAGGTCGGGGTGACCGACGACGGACGGGGCGGCACCCAGCTCCCGGCCGCCGCCCACGGGGGCGGCTTCGGCCTGGTCGGCCTCACGGAACGCGTCACGGCACTGGGCGGGGACCTGCGCGCGGGGCCGCCGACCGGGCGGACGCAAGGGTGGGAGGTGCGGGCGCTCTTCCCCACGGGGAAGCCATGA
- a CDS encoding DUF4333 domain-containing protein, with product MQRKALISVIGGATAAVALAGVGTHLLAGTESTTSLDKYTAVTVDGHRALSGGIVAGRAQSKFHPLPWVGTKVSQVSCPTGLKAVAGASITCTGHTGKGKDIDIPVTVVKATNTSVTWKFER from the coding sequence ATGCAGCGCAAGGCCCTCATCAGCGTGATCGGCGGTGCGACCGCTGCGGTCGCCCTGGCCGGCGTAGGTACACATCTGCTCGCGGGCACCGAGTCGACAACCTCTCTGGACAAGTACACGGCGGTGACGGTGGACGGCCACAGGGCCCTGTCGGGAGGGATCGTCGCGGGGCGCGCCCAGAGCAAGTTCCACCCACTTCCCTGGGTGGGCACGAAGGTCTCCCAGGTGTCCTGCCCGACCGGTCTGAAGGCAGTGGCCGGCGCGAGCATCACCTGCACCGGCCACACCGGCAAGGGCAAGGACATCGACATACCGGTGACGGTGGTCAAAGCGACGAATACCTCGGTGACCTGGAAGTTCGAGCGCTGA
- a CDS encoding ABC transporter ATP-binding protein yields MSTVLAGLGLTKKYGSTTALHGVDVKVGVRESLAIMGPSGSGKSTLLHTLAGVVRPDGGEVLLHSGRIDNLGENQLSELRRKQFGFVFQFGQLLPELPAEENIALPLMLGGMPRGRAVSLARRWFAPLDLDGLEKRRPGQLSGGQAQRVAIARALVVQPDVVFADEPTGALDQVTSEEVIRLLTSVTREQGASLVMVTHDPDVAAHCDRVLQVRDGRITGHHQYTVAP; encoded by the coding sequence ATGAGCACTGTCCTGGCCGGTCTCGGCCTCACCAAGAAATACGGCTCCACCACCGCTCTGCACGGCGTGGACGTGAAGGTCGGCGTCCGCGAGTCGCTGGCGATCATGGGGCCGTCCGGGTCCGGGAAGTCGACCCTCCTGCACACCCTGGCCGGAGTGGTCCGCCCGGACGGCGGCGAGGTCCTGCTGCACAGTGGGCGTATCGACAACCTGGGCGAGAACCAGCTGAGCGAACTGCGTCGCAAGCAGTTCGGATTCGTGTTCCAGTTCGGCCAGTTGCTGCCCGAACTGCCCGCCGAGGAGAACATCGCCCTGCCGCTGATGCTGGGCGGCATGCCCCGTGGCCGGGCCGTCTCCCTCGCCCGTCGCTGGTTCGCCCCGCTCGACCTCGACGGTCTGGAGAAGCGCCGTCCCGGTCAGCTGTCCGGAGGTCAGGCCCAGCGCGTCGCGATAGCCCGCGCCCTGGTCGTCCAGCCCGACGTGGTCTTCGCCGACGAGCCGACGGGCGCGCTGGACCAGGTGACCAGCGAGGAGGTCATCCGGCTGCTGACCTCCGTCACCCGTGAGCAGGGTGCCTCCCTGGTGATGGTCACACACGATCCTGACGTGGCCGCCCACTGCGACCGCGTCCTCCAGGTCCGTGACGGCCGCATCACCGGCCATCACCAGTACACCGTCGCACCTTGA